AAGCTACGGATAAACCAGATAATGTGAAGCCAAAACATCTGTTTGATTTTTATACCGTATTGCCGGATCGTGAAGTGGATGTGCTTGACTATGAAACAACACCGGCTAAGGTTTCGAGTGCTGAACGAATAAAAACAGCCCCGACTAAAAAGCCAACTATTAAAAATACCCCTAAGCAAAAAACAGTAGCCAAGAAACAGGAGCCTATTGCCCCTAAAGGGCTTTATCAGCTTCAAGTGGGTGCGTTTAAAGAGCTGAGCAAGGCTGATGCAATGAAGGCACGGTTAGCCTTTCTGGGTGTGGTGTCGAACATTCAGGTGATTCAAAACAATGGTCAGACTCTATATCGGGTAAGAATTGGTCCCAGTACCGATCAGCAAAAGATGCAACAGATTAAGGCGCAGTTAAAAGCGCAAAATATTAATACGTTTGTGCAGAAACTCAGTGGTTAATTTGCTGCGTTTCGTGCCTCAGCGGTATTCTATTTCTAAGTATCACGGGTATACGCAATGAATAGGACTGTGAGCGTGTTATGAGTTGCGCTGCTCTTTGCCCTGTTTGCGGTGCAGCAAATGCTTGTCACTTGGCAAAAGAAGCTAAGGCGGGAAGCCAAAATGTAATTGAAGATTGTTGGTGTTTTAGTCTTGAAAGGCTTAATGCTCAGCAATTGGAAGTTCAACAGCAGCTATTGAGGGAGATAAAAATTCCCCCTAACCGCTGTCTTTGCTCAGCCTGCTGGAATAAGTTTAAGTCAGTGGAGTGAGCCTGATCTCAACACGGCGATTTTGCGAGCGTCCCTGAGCGGTATCATTTGACGCAATCGGCTGGTCTTCACCTAGACCACGGGTCATAATTCTTTGTGCTAACACTTCTCTGGTTTGTAAGTATCGTGATACCGAGCTTGCTCTTTGTTGTGAGAGGGTCATGTTGTACGATGCTTGGCCAACACTATCAGTATGGCCATAAATATCAACATAGGTCTTAGCATACTCGTTAATCACTTTGGCCACTGAGCCGAGTACCGGGTAAAAATCAGCTGAAATAGCACTGGAACCTGTTTTGAAAGTGATATTACCAGGCATGTTTAAAATAATCGAATCGCCAACACGTGTGACGCTTACTCCCGTGGCTTCAAGTTCTCTGCGTAACTTGGCTTCCTGTTGATCCATATAATAACCAATACCCCCACCGGCTAGTGCGCCGACCCCAGCACCAATTAAGGCGGCTTTGCGACTATCACCGGCGATCACACCGAGTATTGCGCCACTGAGAGCGCCAATTCCAGCACCTTTGACGGTGTTATTGGTTTTTTCTTCTCGGGTATAGGGATCAATACTGGTACATGCGCCCAAGAATAAACTGGAAAGTAAAATGCTTGTGCCTAGAAATTGTGCTTTGTTTAATGTTTTCATTTTTTATCTGTCTTGTTTAGGAATCTTGTTTTGGGGTACACCAATAACTGATGTCTTTTTCTGCTTGTAACATGGTTGCCTTACTTTCTTCTTCTGTTAGACGGACTTTTTGTTTTAGCTGATCATCATAACGGTAGAGAAAGGGGGCTTTTTTATATTTTTGCAGGGTGTTTTTTGAGTCCTGGCAAATTTTAGCGCGTTCAGCAGCTTGTTTGCTTTTGCCATCTGTTTTATTAGACTTTCTTTGATCATGAAATATCTGACTGCCCAGATGCATTTTCTTGGCAGTGTCATCGCCAGGTCTGGCAGCATAATGAACGCGACCATCTTGATCGGTCCACTTATATATTTCAGTACTATTAGTGGCTTTTGATTCAGCTAAAACTACACTGGCAAAAGTGCCGCTGAAAAAAATTATCAGAGCGAGACTGATTATTTGACCGGTACGAGATTTCATTGTGACTCCTTAAACCTTAGAAGAAAAAGCGGTGATAATTTATTACTTACTTATTCTGTTATCACTATCACTATTAGTTGTAGTTGGATTATAGCTGTTTTTTTCTAAGTGTGATGCTGAAAACCATATAATTTATAATTTTAATTGTTTTGTTTGATGTTTTTTGTGTTCTGAGTCTCTTTCCTGAGTAAAAAATTGAGCAAAAAAAAGCACCCGTTAGGGTGCTTTTTTTACAGCAGTTGTTATTGCTAACAACTTAAGACTGTCATACTACTTGTTGGTGAATTCTGGGTAAGCTTCCATACCACACTCAGAAAGGTCAACACCTTGGTATTCTTCTTCTTCACTAACACGAATGCCGAAGATCATTTTGATAACAAACCAAGTCGCAAAACTGGTTATGAATACCCAACCAAAGATAGTAGCAGCACCAATTAACTGACCTGAGAAGCTAGAGCTACCATTGGTTAAAGGGACTAACATCAGACCTAAGAAACCAACCACACCGTGGACAGAGATAGCACCAACAGGATCATCAATTTTAATTTTGTCAAAGAACAGGATACTAACAACAACTAATAAACCACCCGCAGCACCAAATAGTGTGGCAAGTAGTGGGCTAGGTGTTGAAGGCTCAGCAGTAATAGCAACCAATCCCGCTAAAGCACCGTTTAATAACATGGTTAAATCAGCCTTGCCGTACATAATGCGAGCAAGAATCAAGGCTGCAACAGCACCGCCAGCAGCAGCGGCATTGGTGTTCAAGAAGACCATGGCAACGGCATTTGCATTACCGATATCACCCAGTTTAAGTACTGAACCACCGTTAAAGCCGAACCAACCCATCCATAATATGAATGTACCTAAAGTGGCCAAAGGCAGGTTAGCACCTGGAATTGCTTTGATTTCACCATTTTTACCATATTTGCCTCTACGAGCACCCAGTAAAATAACACCGGCTAAAGCAGCAGATGCGCCCGCCATGTGAACAATACCAGAACCAGCAAAGTCAGAGAAACCTAAGTCGCCTAAGTTATAAAAACCAAAGACATCAGCACCATTCCAAGTCCAGGCACCTTCCATTGGGTAGATAAAGCCAGTCATAACAACAGCAAATAATAAGAATGCCCATAACTTCATACGCTCAGCAACTGCACCAGAGACAATTGACATTGCAGTAGCAACGAAAACAACTTGGAAGAAAAAGTCAGACGCACCAGAGTAAATTGCACCACCGGTGAAGTCTGCTTGTGCAGTGAATGATTTTAATGTTTCATCAACATAGCCATCGCCAACGATAAGACCGTTTAGAAAGTAGCCGCCACTGCCATACATAATTTCATAACCGACAATCAGGTACATGATGCATGAAATCGCATAAAGTGCGACGTTTTTGGTTAAAATCTCAGCGGTATTTTTAGTTCGGACCAAGCCAGCTTCTAGCATTGAGAAACCCGCTGCCATCCACATGACTAAGGCGCCACACATTAAGAAATAAAAAGTATCTAGTGCATACTGTAAGTGATAAACATTTTGCAATACGGGGTTTTCCACGAATAATTCTCCTTAAGGCGAGCTTATAAAGCTTCTTTGCCAGTTTCAGATGTACGAATGCGAATGGTTTGTTCGATAGGGGCAACAAAAATCTTACCATCACCAATTTTACCAGTATGAGCGGCACTGCGGATGGCTTCAATGACTTGATCAAGCACTTCAGCGTCAACAGCGATTTCAACTTTTACTTTCGGTAGGAAGTCTACGACGTACTCTGCACCACGATATAACTCAGTATGACCCTTTTGACGACCAAAGCCTTTGACTTCGGTGACGGTCATCCCATGAATTCCAATATCAGATAATGCTTCACGCACATCATCCAATTTAAAAGGTTTAACAATAGCTGTTACAAGCTTCATGTAATATGCTCCAAATTTTTTATAATAATTGGTTTGAATAACTGCTTATGCTAACAAGCAGTTATTATGCCATTGAACAATTACTTAGTATTTACAAGGGCTTGTATCATACTCTTGTTCCTGAGCAAAATTAAAACGCACCACGATAGCAATATCAAAGCGCTTTCTTAAAATGAAATGCACTGTATTGGTGTATTTGTTTTGCAGTAAATAGCCTTGAGTATTTAATTGGGTCATTTTTGAAATGATGTTAAACTGACGAGATAGTGTTAACTCAGGAATGAGCCCTTTTGATAGTTTGAGAGAGACTTAAATAAATGAATAGCCAATTTTTTGATGATTTAGCCAGTAAAATCACGCGCACGATGCCATCCGCCCCCACTGCCATGAAGCAGGAAATAGAACAATCGGTGCGTAATGTTTTGCGTAATGCCTTCGATAAAATGGATCTGGTGACTCGAGAAGATTTTGAAGTACAATCCGCCGTATTACAAAAGACTCGAATTAAGCTGGAATTATTAGAGAAGAAATTAAGCGATCTGGAAAGCAAATTAGATATTAATTAAAGCAAAAACTATCCAATCATAGAAAATAGAGTGCCAATGACAGTTTATCCTGACAAGCTGAACTGATGAATTGAGTTATACTCTAAAGAGCAGATTACTTAAAAAAGGATTTTTATGTCGCTCTCTATCGTTTATAGCCGTGCCGGTGGGCTGGATGCTCCATTGGTCACGGTCGAAGTCTTATTAACTAATGGCCTCCCAAGTTTGGGAATCGTTGGCCTTCCTGAAACCGCAGTAAAAGAAAGCAAAGATCGTGTTCGAGGCGCGATTATTAATAGTCGCTTTGACTTCCCTGTACGGCGAATTACCATCAATTTAGCGCCTGCCGATCTCCCTAAAGAAGGGGGACGTTTTGATTTGGCTATTGCACTGGGTATTTTACTATCATCCAAGCAAGTCGAGTTAAGCAAAACGAATAAGGACAATGATTCTGAACAATCAGCGCCTATAGAACATGCACCCATAGAGCGATTTGAATTCGTTGGTGAGCTTGCGCTCAGTGGTGAATTACGTGGAGTAAAGGGCATTCTTCCCATTGCCGTACAGGCGAAAAAAAATAATCGCATTCTTATTGTGCCGGAAGAAAACGGCATTGAGGCATCTCTCATTAAGGGCTTGACGGTCTATACCGCTAAACATTTACTGGATGTCTGTGCTTTTCTAAAGGGTGAGCAAAAACTTGCTCAGCCAGAACTAAAAAGCACTGAAGAACAAGAGTTTTATGCGACTTGCCTATCCGATATTCGTGGCCAGCAAAATGCTAAACGAGCGCTTGAAATTGCGGCTGCGGGGCAACATAGCCTGTTGATGAAAGGCCCACCGGGTACTGGCAAAACCATGCTAGCTAGCCGCTTAGTCACTATTTTACCGAATATGTCCGATGCCGAAGCGGAAGAAGTCGCAGCGATTCGCTCTGTTTGTGGTGAGGATGTCAATTTTTCTAATTGGGCTGTACGTGGCTTTCGGGTACCGCATCATACCGCTTCAGGGGTTGCCTTGGTGGGCGGTGGCAGCTATCCCAAACCGGGAGAAATTAGTCTGGCACATCATGGTGTATTGTTCATGGATGAGTTGCCAGAGTTCAGTCAAAAAGTTCTGGAGGTATTACGTGAACCACTGGAATCTGGGCGTATAGCCATTTCACGAGCAGCCAAAAAAGCCGAATTTCCTGCTTCATTTCAGTTGATTGCCGCCATGAATCCCTGTCCCTGTGGTTATTGGGGCGATGTGCATAATAATTGTCGTTGCACGAGTGAGCAGGTGCAACGCTATCAAAATAAGCTCTCAGGGCCTTTTCTGGACAGAATCGATATGCATATTGATGTACCGGCGGTTTCGCATCAGGATTTACAGGAAAATAGCGATTTGATCGAACAGAGTTCGGTGGTCAAAAAGAGGGTGATTACAGCCCAAAATCGGCAGAGAACAAGGCGTGGACATTGCAATGCTCACTTGACCAATAAAGAGATTGAGCAGGATTGTCGTTTATCATCGGATAACCAAAACGTGCTGGAGAAAACCATGAATAAAATGAAACTTTCTGCCAGAGCCTATCACCGGATACTTAAATTGGCACGGACTATTGCAGATTTAGACAATAGTGATACTATCGAATTGCACCATTTAACCGAGTCCATTGGCTATCGAAAAATTGACCATTTTCAATAAAATCTTACAAAGAAAATATGAATAATAAACAATTTTATCAGCGCTTACAGAAAAAATTACCCCATTGGCAGGCAGAGGGTTGGCTGGATGCGGGTGCGGCAAAGCAAATTTTAAATGATGCGATATCCGATGTTAATAGCATTTCTGATAAATCCCACAAGCTCAGTCTTATTCTGGGAATTATGGGTGTCATGCTCTTATCTGCCGGTGCGATTAGCTTCTTTGCGGCCAATTGGCAGGGTATGAGTAAGCTATTCAAACTGGGCTTATTGTTCTCTTCAATGACGGGTGCCTATATTGCTGCTGCATGGGCCTTATCTGGGCAGCGCTATCCCGCTTTAGGGCAGGCTTTTTTATTGCTGGGAATTTTATTATTTGGCAATAATATCATGTTGATCGCACAAATTTATCACATTGATAGTCACTACCCAAATGGCATTTTATTGTGGACGACGGGTGCCTTGCTCGTCACCATTGTGATGCGATCTGAAGTCGCACTGATTGCCGCCTGTATCCTGGCCTTGTTGTGGTCAGGCATGGAGATCCTTGAATTTGATCGCTGGCATTATCCGTGGTTAGTTTTCTGGTGTGTCAGTGCTTTTATTAGTATCCGGGGTGACTTTAAAGTGGCTGCTCATATCGTTGTGATCAGCCTTTTTTTATGGCTCTTATTGCATTATGAGCAATTAAGTCGAGGTAGTTCAGGCGGCGATATTGTACAGCTATACCTGCTATTGGGGCTGATGTTTTTTATGCTCGCACAGGTCATAAGCAAACTCATGACTGGCATACATCTCATCAATTATCTTGCTCGCTATGCCTTGATCTTTATGCTGATTTTTCTATTTGTCTTGAGCTTTCCAGGCTTAGATTTATATCCACAGTCCTTTTATGGGCTAGAAAATGAATCGTTTTGGCAAAGCTGGCAAATTATCAAGCCCTTGATAATGGGGATAATTCTTTTAGCGACCGGCTGGTATTTTTTACATGCTAAACGAGTAATTCCTGTATACCAATGGTGTGGACTCGCATGGTTGTTGATTCTTATGGCAACATTGTTCTTTAACTTTTATTTTTATCAGGATTTTTTGACAGGTGGCGGTGAGACTTTATCGGTGATTGTCATTAACCTGCTTATTTTTACACTGGTGGTTGGACTGATTTTTTCCGGTTTAATCGAGCATCAACTTTTTTATGTCAATACTGCTTTTATGCTGTTTACGCTGACTTTAACCAGCCGCTATTTTGATACCTTCTGGAGCTTGATGGATCGTTCCTTATTCTTTTTAGTCGGTGGACTGATTTTAATTATAGGCGGGTATTGGTTAGAAAAGAAACGCCGTCTTTTGAGCCAACGTTTATCTCATGACCTTGAAGCAGGAGTGAATGATGCAGTCTAAATCAACACGCTCGATTATCTTGTCCATCTTGCTCATTATTGTGTTACAAAGCTTAATTCTTATTGCCATGATAGCCAGTCGTCAAGCCATATTATCTTCTGATACCTTAGTTATTTTAGAAACCAGACCGATTGATCCCCGCTCATTATTTCGTGGTGACTATGTGCGTTTGAATTATACAATTAATGACCTAAAGCTGAATGAGCTATCTGGAGATAGTCGCTTTAGTCGTAATGAAAGAGTTTATGTGGTGCTAAAACAAGCAGAGCAATACTGGGAAGCCGTTGCTGTCTATGCAAACAAGCCTGAGCTGATTTCGCTGTATCCGGATAATGTGGATAAATACGCCCTGATTCAAGGCATCGTTAAAGATGCTGTGGATCTAACTAAAAGTACTTCAGCCGCATCTCGTTTAGAGGTAAGTTATGGCATTGAAAACTACTTTGTACCAGAAGGCGAGGGATTAAAGTTAGAACGTCCGCAAGCCGGTGATGAAGTGACACTGAAAATAGCACTGGACAAAGATGGCCAAGCAGCGATTAAAGCTCTGTTGTTGAATGGCGTTGAACAATATGAAGAGGCGCTTTTTTAATTTTTAATAAATTTTTGCCTCACCTTCGGGACGTTTCTTAAAGCGCTTATAGCTCCATTGGTATTGGGCAGGGACTTCACGAATAAAATTTTCTACGGTTTGGTTCAAAGCGGTGGCTGAAATCAACGGGTCGGCATGGCTTATGTTGGGAACAGCAGGTTTAATATGCAAGTGATAACCCTTGCCCTTGGGTAGACGCTCAGCATAGCCAATGACTATCGAAGCCCCCGTTTTGCTGGCCAGTTTTGAAATAAAGGTCATGGTGAGGGTTTGAATGCCAAAAAATGGTGCAAAAACGCCACTATTAATATCATCTGGATTCTGATCTGGCAAAATCCCCGTGCCATTGCCCTGTTTTAGGGTTTTAAAAATACTTTTTACGCCTGAGGCATCGGCAGAGACAAGTTTTGCACCAGAACGAATCCGTGATTGACGGACAATATCATCTAGGGCTTTTATTTTCGGACGGGAATATAAAATAGTGACGGGAATATTGGCACCAAGATACAGCCCGGCGATTTCCCAACACCCCAGATGAGGTGTGAGCAAAAAAACACCCTTATTGGATTTCATTGCTGCATCCATATATTCTTTACCGGACACCTGTGTTAATAAGGCCAGGGTTTTTTCTGGAGACCATAACCACATGGGACCCATTTCGGTGAACTGTTTCCCCAATTCAATTAGGCTGTCTTTTAATATTTTTTCCTGCTCGTCTGCACTTTTATCGGCAAAGCAGAGTTGAATATTAATTCTTGAAACTCGCCAGCTTTTACCCTTGAGGTAGTAAAGTATCAGGCCAAGGTAAGAACCCACAAAGTGATTTAACCTGAGTGGCATGAGAGCAAAAAAAGATAATGTAAGTCGAACCAAAAATGCTTGCATTGCTTATCGAACATCCCCGTCAGTGCTTTGAACTAATGCGGTATCAACTGCCATTAATGGTTTTAAGGTGGTTAATAAATTATTAAACAAACGCTTATTCGACTGTTCTTCCTGTGCCAGTAATTGCTTCATGTGATCTCGCTGGGTTGGCATGCTGAAACAAGCAGGGCAACTATCAGGAATAACGGGTAATTGTGCTGCTTTGGCATATTCGCTTGTCAGTGCTTCACGGGCATAGACTAATGGGCGAATGACACGAATATCTCCGGCTTGAATACTATAATTGGCCTTCATGGTCTGTAATTTACCATTATGAAAAGCAGACATCAGAAAGCTTTCGGCCAGATCATCTAAATGCTGTGCGAGCGCTAAGACATTGTAGCCCTCTTTGCGAGCGGTACTATATAAAATACCGCGCTTCATGCGCGAGCAAAACGAACAAAAGGAATCACCCTCCATTGCGCCTTCTGCTTGTTCTAAAATGGCCTGCTCCTGATAGAAATAAGGCACATCCAAATCAGCTAAATAGGCTTTTAATGGCGATGGGTCAAAGCCCTCTATTTGTGGATCAACGGTAATTGCACCAAGATGAAATTTTACGGGTGCATACTGTTTTAAATGGTGCAAAATAAGTAATAGTGATAGTGAATCCTTACCTCCAGAGACGCCTAATAGAATTCTATCACCCTCATTGATCATTTTAAAATCAGCAATGGCACGCCCGACATGACGCATGAGGGGTTTAGGTGGTTTTAGGTAGTTAACCTTGGTTTTGCTAGCTGAATTCAAACTTATTGATCCATCGATGATGTTAATTGATAGCGGTGACATTTGTCACTTAGCCGGTATCTTAACAGACTGATGGCTCTTTTTTAAATAGACGGGCTTTCTTGTTCGTCTGATTTTCTTTGCATGAGGTGTTATGTTTAATGTGCTGTGCTGATGCTGCTCCAATTAACTGCGAGCAATCTTCATTAAATGAGAAGCTTCCACTAAGAGGCAGTCAGCATGATCTGTTTGTTTTAAATAGGCCACCACGAGTTCAGAGGCTTCGCCCGTTAGAATATTGTTAATGCGTTCCATGGCCTTAAATTGTTCAGGTTTAAAGTCAATGACATCATTAATATCATCAATCCGTAAAGCAACCGTTGGCGTGGTGCCGTCTTCGGTGATATAGAGTAAGACCTGACGGGTTGATTCTTTTAAATGCGTACGTGCTTGTTCAAAGCGTTTTAGGAGTCGTTTTAGAGTGATATTTCTCTCATAACGTAATAAATGTAGGGCATGATCAAGATCCTTATCTTTTTTCATATCCAGAAGCTTGTCAGCTAGAGAATGAATTTGTTTATGCGGCTGATCAAATTCAGCCAATACTTCCATCAGGGTTTCATCGCGGGTGTTAAAATGGTCATACCACTGGCCAAAGGCACATTTGTGGGGATCTTTGACCTTAGTGAATGGGGTATCATTAACGAGACTATCTTCTAAGGCTTCTACCCACTCAACATGGTCTTTTTCTCTATCACAGAGTAATTGGATTAGTTCATTACTGTTTTCAACACCTGAAGCAAAGCCCAGCATATTGGCAAAATCTAATACCGGCACTGCATGGTTCTGAAATTCTACCATACCAACTAGTCCCTTAGCCCGTGCGGGGAGTGACTGAATATTGCCCATTTCCTGACTAATAGTGAGCACTCTCGAAATATCGATGGCATAGAGTGTATCGGATACCCAAAATGTAAATGCTCTGAGGCCTTGTGAGTATTGATCCATCATTTGATGATTGGATGGAAGCAATTCAACTGCTGACATATTCATTGTTGAGTCCTGTTCCGTAATTAAGAGTCTTGCTTGGTTTTATAAACTATTGTGTCTGTTTAAGGATAACGGATAATTGAAAAAAATCTTTAATATTTGCAGAAATTTTTGTTGAATTTAAATAAATTCTGATTTATAGAAAACATTCCGTTATAATGCGCGTTTCTTTTGGCATCTTAATGATAATATAACTCATTAAGACACCTCTCAAGCAAACCTGACTCTATTTAGTCAGATAGCCTTATCATTTAACCATAGCTTATGTTTAGCTTATTTTTGGACTTTCACCGTGAAAGATATTAGTAAAATCAGAAACATCGCCATCATTGCACACGTTGACCATGGCAAAACCACGCTCGTAGATGAGCTTCTTAAACAATCAGGCACCTTCGATGAACGCGACGAAGTGTCAGAGCGTATGATGGACTCTAACGATCTGGAAAAAGAACGTGGCATCACGATTTTGTCCAAAAATACGGCGATTGAGTGGAATGATTACCACATCAATATCGTAGATACTCCGGGACACGCCGACTTCGGTGGTGAAGTAGAGCGGGTACTCTCCATGGTTGATTGTGTTTGCTTGTTGGTTGATGCCGTTGAAGGGCCGATGCCACAAACCCGCTTTGTCACACAAAAAGCCTTTGAACTTGGTCTGAACCCGATTGTTGTAGTCAATAAAATTGACCGTGATGGTGGTCGCCCTGATTGGGTTGTTGATCAAACCTTCGATTTATTTGACCGCTTAGGTGGCACGGATGATCAGTTGGACTTCCCGATTGTTTATGCCTCAGCCATTAATGGTTATGCTTCTTTAGAAGATGATGTGCGCGATGGCGATATGACTGCTTTATTTGAAACGATTGTGGAAAAAGTATCACCACCCGATGTAGATATCAATGCACCTTTTCGAATGCAAGTCATCAGTCTTGACTATAATAGCTATTTGGGTGTTATCGGTATCGGTCGTATCAAGCAAGGTACCATCAGTGCTAATACACCGGTTATTATTGTTGATAGCGAAGGTAAAGAGCGTAAAGGCCGTATGTTGAAACTATTTGGTTTCAAAGGCTTGGAGCGTGTTGAAGT
This genomic window from sulfur-oxidizing endosymbiont of Gigantopelta aegis contains:
- a CDS encoding SPOR domain-containing protein is translated as MPVKKKRARKKMGATRNTKQGVSKFSIFVITLLLGAFVGFLIYLDKIPTDGEQQATSNQQSSAKATDKPDNVKPKHLFDFYTVLPDREVDVLDYETTPAKVSSAERIKTAPTKKPTIKNTPKQKTVAKKQEPIAPKGLYQLQVGAFKELSKADAMKARLAFLGVVSNIQVIQNNGQTLYRVRIGPSTDQQKMQQIKAQLKAQNINTFVQKLSG
- a CDS encoding cysteine-rich CWC family protein, translating into MSCAALCPVCGAANACHLAKEAKAGSQNVIEDCWCFSLERLNAQQLEVQQQLLREIKIPPNRCLCSACWNKFKSVE
- a CDS encoding OmpA family protein, which gives rise to MKTLNKAQFLGTSILLSSLFLGACTSIDPYTREEKTNNTVKGAGIGALSGAILGVIAGDSRKAALIGAGVGALAGGGIGYYMDQQEAKLRRELEATGVSVTRVGDSIILNMPGNITFKTGSSAISADFYPVLGSVAKVINEYAKTYVDIYGHTDSVGQASYNMTLSQQRASSVSRYLQTREVLAQRIMTRGLGEDQPIASNDTAQGRSQNRRVEIRLTPLT
- a CDS encoding DUF4124 domain-containing protein, encoding MKSRTGQIISLALIIFFSGTFASVVLAESKATNSTEIYKWTDQDGRVHYAARPGDDTAKKMHLGSQIFHDQRKSNKTDGKSKQAAERAKICQDSKNTLQKYKKAPFLYRYDDQLKQKVRLTEEESKATMLQAEKDISYWCTPKQDS
- a CDS encoding ammonium transporter, which encodes MENPVLQNVYHLQYALDTFYFLMCGALVMWMAAGFSMLEAGLVRTKNTAEILTKNVALYAISCIMYLIVGYEIMYGSGGYFLNGLIVGDGYVDETLKSFTAQADFTGGAIYSGASDFFFQVVFVATAMSIVSGAVAERMKLWAFLLFAVVMTGFIYPMEGAWTWNGADVFGFYNLGDLGFSDFAGSGIVHMAGASAALAGVILLGARRGKYGKNGEIKAIPGANLPLATLGTFILWMGWFGFNGGSVLKLGDIGNANAVAMVFLNTNAAAAGGAVAALILARIMYGKADLTMLLNGALAGLVAITAEPSTPSPLLATLFGAAGGLLVVVSILFFDKIKIDDPVGAISVHGVVGFLGLMLVPLTNGSSSFSGQLIGAATIFGWVFITSFATWFVIKMIFGIRVSEEEEYQGVDLSECGMEAYPEFTNK
- a CDS encoding P-II family nitrogen regulator, whose translation is MKLVTAIVKPFKLDDVREALSDIGIHGMTVTEVKGFGRQKGHTELYRGAEYVVDFLPKVKVEIAVDAEVLDQVIEAIRSAAHTGKIGDGKIFVAPIEQTIRIRTSETGKEAL
- a CDS encoding accessory factor UbiK family protein → MNSQFFDDLASKITRTMPSAPTAMKQEIEQSVRNVLRNAFDKMDLVTREDFEVQSAVLQKTRIKLELLEKKLSDLESKLDIN
- a CDS encoding YifB family Mg chelatase-like AAA ATPase, producing MSLSIVYSRAGGLDAPLVTVEVLLTNGLPSLGIVGLPETAVKESKDRVRGAIINSRFDFPVRRITINLAPADLPKEGGRFDLAIALGILLSSKQVELSKTNKDNDSEQSAPIEHAPIERFEFVGELALSGELRGVKGILPIAVQAKKNNRILIVPEENGIEASLIKGLTVYTAKHLLDVCAFLKGEQKLAQPELKSTEEQEFYATCLSDIRGQQNAKRALEIAAAGQHSLLMKGPPGTGKTMLASRLVTILPNMSDAEAEEVAAIRSVCGEDVNFSNWAVRGFRVPHHTASGVALVGGGSYPKPGEISLAHHGVLFMDELPEFSQKVLEVLREPLESGRIAISRAAKKAEFPASFQLIAAMNPCPCGYWGDVHNNCRCTSEQVQRYQNKLSGPFLDRIDMHIDVPAVSHQDLQENSDLIEQSSVVKKRVITAQNRQRTRRGHCNAHLTNKEIEQDCRLSSDNQNVLEKTMNKMKLSARAYHRILKLARTIADLDNSDTIELHHLTESIGYRKIDHFQ
- a CDS encoding DUF2157 domain-containing protein: MNNKQFYQRLQKKLPHWQAEGWLDAGAAKQILNDAISDVNSISDKSHKLSLILGIMGVMLLSAGAISFFAANWQGMSKLFKLGLLFSSMTGAYIAAAWALSGQRYPALGQAFLLLGILLFGNNIMLIAQIYHIDSHYPNGILLWTTGALLVTIVMRSEVALIAACILALLWSGMEILEFDRWHYPWLVFWCVSAFISIRGDFKVAAHIVVISLFLWLLLHYEQLSRGSSGGDIVQLYLLLGLMFFMLAQVISKLMTGIHLINYLARYALIFMLIFLFVLSFPGLDLYPQSFYGLENESFWQSWQIIKPLIMGIILLATGWYFLHAKRVIPVYQWCGLAWLLILMATLFFNFYFYQDFLTGGGETLSVIVINLLIFTLVVGLIFSGLIEHQLFYVNTAFMLFTLTLTSRYFDTFWSLMDRSLFFLVGGLILIIGGYWLEKKRRLLSQRLSHDLEAGVNDAV
- a CDS encoding GDYXXLXY domain-containing protein — encoded protein: MQSKSTRSIILSILLIIVLQSLILIAMIASRQAILSSDTLVILETRPIDPRSLFRGDYVRLNYTINDLKLNELSGDSRFSRNERVYVVLKQAEQYWEAVAVYANKPELISLYPDNVDKYALIQGIVKDAVDLTKSTSAASRLEVSYGIENYFVPEGEGLKLERPQAGDEVTLKIALDKDGQAAIKALLLNGVEQYEEALF
- a CDS encoding lysophospholipid acyltransferase family protein → MQAFLVRLTLSFFALMPLRLNHFVGSYLGLILYYLKGKSWRVSRINIQLCFADKSADEQEKILKDSLIELGKQFTEMGPMWLWSPEKTLALLTQVSGKEYMDAAMKSNKGVFLLTPHLGCWEIAGLYLGANIPVTILYSRPKIKALDDIVRQSRIRSGAKLVSADASGVKSIFKTLKQGNGTGILPDQNPDDINSGVFAPFFGIQTLTMTFISKLASKTGASIVIGYAERLPKGKGYHLHIKPAVPNISHADPLISATALNQTVENFIREVPAQYQWSYKRFKKRPEGEAKIY
- a CDS encoding tRNA 2-thiocytidine biosynthesis TtcA family protein, whose translation is MRHVGRAIADFKMINEGDRILLGVSGGKDSLSLLLILHHLKQYAPVKFHLGAITVDPQIEGFDPSPLKAYLADLDVPYFYQEQAILEQAEGAMEGDSFCSFCSRMKRGILYSTARKEGYNVLALAQHLDDLAESFLMSAFHNGKLQTMKANYSIQAGDIRVIRPLVYAREALTSEYAKAAQLPVIPDSCPACFSMPTQRDHMKQLLAQEEQSNKRLFNNLLTTLKPLMAVDTALVQSTDGDVR
- a CDS encoding CZB domain-containing protein, producing MNMSAVELLPSNHQMMDQYSQGLRAFTFWVSDTLYAIDISRVLTISQEMGNIQSLPARAKGLVGMVEFQNHAVPVLDFANMLGFASGVENSNELIQLLCDREKDHVEWVEALEDSLVNDTPFTKVKDPHKCAFGQWYDHFNTRDETLMEVLAEFDQPHKQIHSLADKLLDMKKDKDLDHALHLLRYERNITLKRLLKRFEQARTHLKESTRQVLLYITEDGTTPTVALRIDDINDVIDFKPEQFKAMERINNILTGEASELVVAYLKQTDHADCLLVEASHLMKIARS